Proteins from one Streptomyces cynarae genomic window:
- a CDS encoding nuclear transport factor 2 family protein: MPAHDLASTAPADVVRRQYLASATGDLQMWRTAVADDVEWIEAAGFPLAGTYRTPDGVIKGVFEQLAAAWDGWVTHDDTYVVDGERVVVLGRYSATNRATGKSMSVRVAHCFIVRGGRIVRFEQIVDSAGVHAAMTP; encoded by the coding sequence ATGCCCGCACACGATCTGGCCTCCACTGCGCCTGCGGACGTGGTGCGCCGCCAGTACCTGGCCTCAGCCACTGGTGATCTTCAGATGTGGCGCACGGCGGTCGCGGACGACGTGGAGTGGATCGAGGCGGCGGGTTTCCCGCTGGCCGGCACCTACCGCACCCCGGACGGTGTGATCAAGGGCGTCTTCGAGCAGCTGGCCGCGGCCTGGGACGGCTGGGTCACCCACGACGACACCTACGTCGTCGACGGTGAGCGGGTCGTCGTCCTGGGACGCTACAGCGCCACGAACAGGGCCACGGGCAAGTCGATGAGCGTGCGGGTTGCCCACTGCTTCATCGTGCGCGGCGGGCGTATCGTGCGCTTCGAGCAGATCGTCGACTCCGCCGGCGTCCACGCGGCCATGACTCCCTGA
- a CDS encoding DsbA family oxidoreductase, with protein sequence MRVEIWADIICPWCYIGKARFARALAAFAHRSQVEVLYRSFELEPGRDKARVEPVGQMLLGKFGSRGPGMDRQVAELARAEGLDYRTDRHVGSTFDLHRLIHLAREYGLQHQLVAAAFRANFAEARNLFTPSPLIELAIETGLEAPDVQRVLDDPSAYAAAVRTNEQRAAELDVPGVPFFLIDGHTVISGGQSVDAFTRALERAWTDSPNSVDGAAMCSPTDSCELPPS encoded by the coding sequence ATGCGCGTAGAGATATGGGCGGACATCATCTGTCCCTGGTGCTACATCGGTAAGGCACGCTTCGCTCGTGCCCTGGCCGCATTTGCCCACCGTAGCCAAGTCGAGGTGCTCTACCGCTCCTTTGAGCTGGAGCCGGGACGCGACAAGGCGCGTGTCGAGCCCGTTGGGCAGATGCTGCTCGGCAAATTCGGGTCCCGCGGACCCGGCATGGACCGGCAGGTTGCCGAGCTGGCCCGCGCCGAAGGGCTCGATTACCGCACCGACCGGCACGTCGGCAGCACCTTCGACCTCCACCGCCTGATCCATCTGGCCCGCGAGTACGGTCTCCAGCACCAGCTGGTCGCCGCCGCCTTCCGCGCCAACTTCGCCGAGGCCCGCAATCTGTTCACCCCCAGCCCCCTGATCGAACTTGCCATCGAGACGGGGCTGGAGGCCCCAGACGTCCAGCGGGTGCTCGATGACCCGTCCGCCTACGCCGCCGCGGTCCGCACCAACGAACAACGTGCCGCCGAACTCGATGTGCCGGGTGTCCCCTTCTTCCTCATCGACGGACACACCGTCATCTCCGGCGGCCAGTCTGTCGATGCCTTCACGCGGGCGCTGGAGCGGGCCTGGACCGACAGCCCTAACAGCGTCGACGGTGCGGCGATGTGCAGTCCGACCGACTCCTGCGAACTACCCCCGAGCTAG
- a CDS encoding DNA translocase FtsK, with amino-acid sequence MRRMPARAKAELAAYGASAAALTYVPSMDLLPAHATVAAVSGGCVWWLYRKVKTGDFRKAIRTAQKVLGPVTGGAVYAVSAYTPGRPWWEPVLALGWGAGMAAALPVTRASWSPADATTAAAVYPPGFAGLVMRLWAEAEVAPGTWLENIEQLVSPAHPDFAADIVAPASKPVPRIDLVDAAAAFGVPTACVDVQEKPNTGPGRVQLTVTPTRVRSGGLESVWAERVAQAGGAIPGSSIVRVERHEAHGQIPARGMILAEVPPGQVARVNHAQLCTAFGVKASELRLVAESDGGSQVLVTLYESSPLTGMRPATRELLTPDADGYWVLGTAHDGTDVEARLFDEKGAVHGYVVGVTGSGKTVVIVLGLAAQANAGAVSWLASLDPDAQLAAAGQYIDRQGAGRAYAARATRAAVALMTIRGEINKEVGHDFSPASPYPLLVLNLDEFNGLCDDSPAGQEIAQNAVYIAERGRKYGVGILFAGQMLDLARIGGDRSLREQTRSGTGVVLRTVSGISDRQATEGMLPDGVTLPTIPTVVGGGLSLEDRMNGVTVAARGQSTAGMGHVLTGGSAPRMMRALYVHLPKDGSGHNLEEIFPEGGTVNTLTDREIEALAAMGDLYGDWDSPVDDYATDGEGSRGNGGMPAIPAFLAPASAPAAKPKKTTVKDQILAVVDWEMTAKEIREQVDAAAGTVRNALSDLVAEGKLTQVDHGLYAPAGRDTQAAVEQDIQKPGDGRLPDGVNGELLVQAADLIITTQFGSHSMLQRKLRIGFALAGRVMDALEQLGIVGPADGGKARDVLVKPDAADDVLRELRADFALAADD; translated from the coding sequence ATGCGCAGGATGCCCGCACGGGCGAAAGCGGAACTGGCCGCCTACGGGGCATCCGCCGCCGCCCTCACCTACGTGCCCTCCATGGACCTGCTGCCCGCCCACGCCACCGTCGCCGCCGTGAGCGGCGGCTGCGTGTGGTGGCTGTACCGCAAGGTCAAAACCGGCGACTTCCGCAAGGCGATCAGGACCGCGCAGAAGGTCCTGGGCCCGGTCACGGGCGGCGCCGTCTACGCCGTCTCCGCCTACACGCCGGGCCGCCCGTGGTGGGAGCCGGTGCTCGCGCTCGGCTGGGGCGCCGGCATGGCCGCCGCGCTGCCCGTCACCCGCGCCAGCTGGAGCCCGGCCGACGCAACGACGGCGGCCGCGGTCTACCCGCCTGGATTCGCCGGCCTGGTGATGCGGCTGTGGGCCGAAGCCGAGGTCGCCCCCGGCACCTGGCTGGAGAACATCGAGCAGCTCGTCTCCCCCGCCCACCCCGACTTCGCCGCCGACATCGTCGCCCCGGCCAGCAAACCCGTCCCACGTATCGACCTCGTCGACGCCGCTGCGGCGTTCGGGGTGCCCACCGCGTGCGTGGACGTACAGGAAAAGCCGAACACCGGCCCGGGCAGGGTGCAGCTGACGGTGACGCCGACCCGGGTGCGCAGCGGCGGCCTGGAAAGCGTCTGGGCGGAACGAGTCGCCCAAGCGGGCGGCGCGATCCCTGGCAGCAGCATCGTGCGCGTCGAACGGCACGAAGCCCACGGGCAGATCCCGGCCCGCGGGATGATCCTCGCCGAGGTTCCGCCGGGGCAGGTGGCCCGCGTCAACCACGCCCAGCTGTGCACCGCGTTCGGTGTCAAAGCCTCCGAACTGCGGCTGGTCGCCGAATCCGACGGCGGCTCACAGGTCCTGGTTACCCTCTACGAGAGTTCCCCGCTGACCGGCATGCGCCCGGCCACCCGCGAGTTGCTCACCCCCGACGCGGACGGCTACTGGGTGCTGGGCACCGCCCACGACGGCACCGACGTCGAAGCCCGCCTCTTCGACGAGAAGGGCGCCGTGCACGGCTACGTCGTCGGCGTCACCGGCTCCGGCAAGACCGTGGTGATCGTGCTGGGGCTGGCCGCCCAGGCCAACGCCGGCGCCGTCTCCTGGCTCGCCTCCCTGGACCCGGACGCCCAGCTGGCCGCCGCCGGGCAGTACATCGACCGCCAGGGCGCCGGCCGCGCCTACGCCGCGCGCGCCACCCGGGCCGCGGTCGCGCTGATGACGATCCGCGGCGAGATCAACAAGGAAGTCGGGCACGACTTCTCCCCCGCCTCCCCCTACCCGCTGCTCGTGCTGAACCTGGACGAGTTCAACGGGCTGTGCGACGACTCCCCCGCAGGGCAGGAAATCGCCCAGAACGCCGTCTACATCGCCGAACGCGGCCGCAAGTACGGCGTCGGCATCCTGTTCGCTGGTCAGATGCTGGATTTGGCCCGCATCGGCGGTGACCGGTCGCTGCGCGAGCAGACCCGCTCCGGCACCGGCGTGGTGCTGCGCACGGTCTCCGGCATTTCCGACCGGCAGGCCACCGAGGGCATGCTCCCCGACGGCGTCACGCTGCCCACGATCCCCACCGTGGTCGGCGGTGGCCTGTCGCTGGAAGACCGCATGAACGGCGTCACCGTCGCCGCCCGCGGCCAGTCCACGGCCGGCATGGGACACGTCCTGACTGGCGGCTCAGCACCGCGCATGATGCGCGCCCTGTACGTGCATCTGCCCAAGGACGGCAGCGGCCACAACCTCGAGGAGATCTTCCCGGAAGGTGGCACGGTCAACACGCTCACCGACCGCGAGATCGAAGCCCTGGCCGCGATGGGCGACCTGTACGGCGACTGGGACTCCCCCGTCGATGATTACGCCACCGACGGCGAAGGCAGCCGGGGCAACGGCGGCATGCCAGCGATCCCCGCCTTCCTCGCCCCGGCCTCCGCGCCTGCGGCCAAGCCGAAGAAGACCACGGTGAAGGACCAGATCCTGGCCGTGGTCGACTGGGAGATGACGGCCAAGGAGATCCGCGAGCAGGTCGACGCGGCCGCCGGCACCGTCCGCAACGCCCTCAGCGACCTGGTCGCCGAAGGCAAGCTCACCCAGGTCGACCACGGCCTGTACGCACCCGCCGGCAGGGACACCCAGGCCGCTGTCGAGCAGGACATCCAGAAACCGGGCGACGGTCGGCTGCCGGACGGGGTCAACGGCGAGCTCCTCGTCCAGGCCGCCGACCTCATCATCACCACCCAGTTCGGATCTCACTCGATGCTGCAGCGCAAGCTCCGCATCGGCTTCGCCCTCGCCGGGCGCGTGATGGACGCCCTGGAGCAGCTCGGCATCGTCGGCCCCGCCGACGGCGGCAAAGCCCGCGACGTTCTGGTCAAGCCGGACGCCGCAGACGACGTGCTGCGCGAACTGCGTGCCGACTTCGCCCTCGCTGCCGACGACTGA
- a CDS encoding Lsr2 family protein, with product MFTDMKKGLAAEDLELTPLGSDQNAAASLVVARHARDKDDLTDLLGALGLPCGEDDLVRLLPHLTTPDDSPTGETMPTETVNAFTATAVSMLNNGDSPEHIRDTLGLSEDELADALQHAKIAEAVQNTGLPATDADTDDSTGTPETAAAASDSTMDADGIEALLAWAESHPAANIRNRAARVRSDLTELTERRATDAAQRQAEERVAKAKVELEAAQAQLRAVKAGGHAATAVQDATPLAPAPAPAAPTGKRSKEELAAIRTWARANGHQVADRGNPSKAVLDAYDAAHRTTNLAEASQ from the coding sequence ATGTTCACCGACATGAAAAAGGGCCTCGCAGCCGAGGACCTCGAACTCACCCCGCTCGGCAGCGACCAGAACGCCGCCGCCTCCCTGGTCGTCGCCCGCCACGCCCGCGACAAGGACGACCTCACCGACCTGCTGGGCGCGCTCGGTCTGCCCTGCGGTGAGGACGACCTCGTACGACTGCTTCCGCACCTCACGACCCCCGACGACTCCCCGACCGGAGAGACGATGCCCACCGAAACCGTCAACGCCTTCACCGCCACCGCCGTCTCCATGCTGAACAACGGCGACAGCCCCGAGCACATCCGCGACACTCTCGGCCTGTCGGAGGACGAACTCGCCGACGCCCTCCAACACGCCAAAATCGCCGAAGCCGTCCAGAACACCGGACTGCCCGCCACCGACGCGGACACGGACGACAGCACCGGCACCCCGGAGACGGCCGCCGCAGCGTCCGACAGCACGATGGACGCCGACGGAATCGAGGCCCTGCTCGCCTGGGCGGAGAGCCACCCTGCTGCCAACATCCGCAACCGGGCCGCCCGCGTCCGCAGCGATCTCACCGAGCTGACCGAGCGCCGCGCCACTGACGCAGCCCAGCGCCAGGCAGAGGAGCGCGTCGCGAAGGCCAAGGTTGAACTCGAGGCCGCGCAGGCGCAGCTGCGTGCGGTGAAGGCCGGCGGTCACGCCGCCACGGCGGTACAGGACGCCACGCCCCTGGCTCCCGCCCCGGCCCCGGCGGCTCCGACCGGCAAGCGCAGCAAGGAAGAGCTGGCCGCGATCCGCACGTGGGCGCGCGCCAACGGCCACCAGGTCGCCGACCGGGGCAACCCGTCCAAGGCCGTCCTGGATGCCTACGACGCCGCCCACCGCACCACCAACCTGGCGGAGGCTTCCCAATGA
- a CDS encoding ASCH domain-containing protein, producing MPEGDWIRGITIRQPWATCILAGKNPENQPVHWPWEGWLLIHAGKKKPEPAVLRDPLVATAIRGRELHLGAVIGVARLTGCHPDQGPERCTSPWAERGAHHLVLADIQELALPVPATGALPAWKPTPDLLAQVFQQLPDFRP from the coding sequence ATGCCCGAAGGTGACTGGATCCGGGGCATCACGATCCGCCAGCCCTGGGCGACCTGCATCCTCGCCGGGAAGAACCCGGAGAACCAGCCCGTGCACTGGCCGTGGGAAGGCTGGCTCCTGATCCACGCCGGAAAGAAGAAGCCGGAGCCCGCCGTGCTGCGCGACCCGCTGGTCGCCACCGCGATCCGCGGCCGCGAACTGCACCTGGGCGCGGTCATCGGCGTCGCCCGCCTCACCGGCTGCCACCCGGACCAAGGGCCGGAGCGGTGCACCAGCCCCTGGGCTGAGCGCGGCGCGCACCACCTGGTCCTCGCCGACATCCAGGAGCTCGCCCTGCCCGTGCCCGCCACGGGCGCGCTTCCGGCCTGGAAGCCGACGCCGGACCTGCTGGCGCAGGTGTTCCAACAGCTGCCCGACTTCCGGCCGTGA
- a CDS encoding AAA family ATPase: MSTPTLVVVSGGPGTGKTTLAHELARVLGCPAIIRDEIKQGMVMSHPGYQSGGDDPLNYPTLDAFFGVLKVLLKVGVTVVAEAAFQDRLWRPNLEPLTGLAHLRVIRCTTDADIAHDRIIQRAKEDAHRAAHGDQDLLDSIAAGGHSLDSFVPISLDVPTLTVNTSHGYQPAVPDIAAFATTALDATGSRRGASLHRTHL, encoded by the coding sequence ATGAGCACACCGACCCTGGTCGTCGTGAGCGGCGGCCCCGGCACAGGGAAGACCACGCTCGCCCACGAGCTCGCCCGTGTCCTCGGATGCCCCGCGATCATCCGCGACGAGATCAAACAGGGCATGGTCATGTCCCATCCTGGCTACCAGAGCGGCGGCGACGATCCCCTCAACTACCCGACCTTGGACGCCTTCTTCGGAGTACTGAAGGTGCTCCTGAAGGTCGGCGTCACGGTGGTCGCTGAAGCGGCCTTCCAGGACCGGCTGTGGCGGCCGAACCTCGAGCCGCTCACCGGCCTCGCACATCTCCGCGTCATCCGCTGCACCACCGACGCCGACATTGCCCACGACCGCATCATCCAGCGCGCCAAGGAAGACGCCCACCGGGCCGCCCACGGCGACCAAGACCTGCTCGACTCCATCGCCGCCGGAGGACACTCTCTCGACTCCTTCGTCCCGATCTCCTTGGACGTCCCCACCCTGACCGTGAACACCTCACACGGCTACCAGCCAGCTGTGCCGGACATCGCAGCCTTCGCCACGACGGCCCTTGATGCAACAGGCTCTCGACGCGGTGCCTCGTTGCATCGAACACATCTTTAG
- a CDS encoding alpha/beta hydrolase: MALHFTSEQRLDDDVLEREFTLGEIPGILWTPASAPAPLILLGHPPLGLHKMYPRLVARARHAAADGFAAATIELPGSGDRPRWAAAEQARADLRRAMEAGEPVSDEIIDALILPLVDKAVPEWQAALDALLSLPEIGGPVGYSGGVISIGVRLAVVEPRIVAAGFFAGSFVPRAMFEEARQVTIPLHVLLQWDDEGNDRQAALGLFDAFGSKEKTLNANMGGHTGVPQYAGDAAAQFFTRHLK; this comes from the coding sequence ATGGCCCTTCACTTCACTTCCGAACAGCGCCTCGACGACGACGTCCTCGAACGCGAATTCACTCTCGGTGAGATCCCCGGCATCCTGTGGACGCCCGCATCCGCACCGGCGCCGCTGATCCTGCTCGGCCACCCCCCGCTCGGACTGCACAAGATGTACCCCCGACTGGTGGCGCGGGCCCGGCATGCCGCGGCGGATGGCTTCGCCGCGGCCACCATTGAGCTCCCCGGGAGCGGTGACCGGCCCCGTTGGGCCGCCGCCGAGCAGGCCCGCGCCGACCTGCGCAGGGCTATGGAAGCAGGCGAGCCGGTCAGCGACGAGATCATCGACGCCCTCATCCTCCCGCTCGTCGATAAGGCGGTCCCGGAATGGCAGGCCGCCCTTGACGCCCTCCTGTCGCTGCCCGAGATCGGCGGCCCGGTCGGGTACTCGGGGGGAGTGATCTCCATCGGCGTTCGCCTTGCGGTGGTCGAGCCGCGCATCGTGGCCGCCGGTTTCTTCGCCGGGAGTTTCGTGCCTCGCGCCATGTTCGAGGAGGCTCGCCAGGTCACCATTCCTCTGCACGTCCTGCTGCAGTGGGACGACGAAGGGAACGACCGGCAGGCGGCCCTGGGCCTGTTCGACGCCTTCGGATCCAAGGAGAAGACGCTGAACGCCAATATGGGCGGACACACCGGCGTCCCGCAGTACGCGGGTGACGCCGCGGCCCAGTTCTTCACCCGGCACCTGAAGTGA
- a CDS encoding DUF6197 family protein has translation MPASLHPHHATRQAPPTDTSRPASDRSNLSLEARLAAVDAAMSVRLDEAAVAYEVRTAHIPTEPVDVADVVTVPLPLTPTLTPSAPQTYSTPVAALLERAHRRMEADGWCAGALVDDDGAVCLLGAIRAEAAGDRGLEADAARVVLEAIHRRFGDDIESVPAFNDAFGSGRTPLRMLDEAASLADAKGL, from the coding sequence ATGCCCGCTTCCCTGCACCCGCACCACGCCACACGGCAGGCCCCGCCGACCGACACCTCCCGGCCTGCCAGCGACCGAAGCAACCTGAGTCTGGAGGCACGGCTGGCCGCCGTGGACGCCGCCATGTCCGTACGCCTGGACGAAGCCGCCGTCGCCTACGAGGTGCGCACCGCCCACATCCCCACCGAGCCGGTTGACGTCGCCGACGTCGTCACCGTCCCACTCCCGCTCACGCCGACCCTGACCCCGTCGGCACCGCAGACCTACAGCACGCCGGTCGCAGCGCTCCTGGAGCGGGCCCATCGCCGGATGGAAGCCGACGGATGGTGTGCCGGCGCCCTGGTCGACGACGACGGCGCCGTCTGCCTACTGGGAGCTATCCGCGCGGAAGCGGCAGGCGACCGCGGCCTGGAAGCCGACGCCGCCCGCGTCGTCCTGGAGGCCATCCACCGACGCTTCGGAGACGACATCGAGTCCGTACCCGCCTTCAATGACGCCTTCGGAAGCGGACGCACCCCGCTGCGGATGCTCGACGAGGCCGCGTCACTGGCCGATGCCAAGGGACTGTGA
- a CDS encoding nuclear transport factor 2 family protein: MSQLERNKQIVVDYYQTAFGGNPEKAIADHFGDRYIQHNPDAADGPEAFTGFVKWLRGEYPQLQLDIKRVLAEGDMVVTHSHLILEPGKPGRALADFFRLENGKVVEHWDVIQDVPETAANPNGMF; encoded by the coding sequence ATGTCGCAGCTCGAGCGCAACAAGCAGATCGTCGTCGACTACTACCAGACCGCCTTCGGCGGCAACCCCGAGAAGGCCATCGCGGACCACTTCGGCGACCGCTACATACAGCACAACCCGGATGCTGCCGACGGCCCGGAAGCCTTCACCGGATTCGTGAAGTGGCTGCGCGGCGAGTACCCGCAGCTGCAGTTGGACATCAAGCGGGTCCTGGCCGAGGGTGACATGGTCGTCACGCACTCCCACCTCATCCTGGAGCCCGGCAAGCCGGGCCGTGCCCTGGCGGACTTCTTCCGGTTGGAGAACGGCAAGGTCGTCGAGCACTGGGACGTGATCCAGGACGTGCCGGAGACCGCGGCCAACCCCAACGGCATGTTCTGA
- a CDS encoding YrhB domain-containing protein: MVDVKEHELVWIVYCTSAEFARTRNPEFMLAGNGPYLADRVDGGLHQVGVVSAVTGAWEDDYRARIRGLPVRTAVDDLHEVLREVAATRGRMHAVWTLRQRLPVLSPAEAIECVSTLLHGDAPSRLVAAATRELVEPLNQVLAVKTVLSGAVIRAGQRPDG, from the coding sequence GTGGTGGACGTCAAGGAGCACGAACTGGTGTGGATCGTCTACTGCACGTCCGCGGAGTTCGCGCGCACTCGGAATCCGGAGTTCATGCTCGCAGGCAACGGGCCGTACCTGGCCGACCGTGTCGACGGAGGACTGCATCAGGTTGGCGTGGTCTCCGCGGTGACCGGAGCATGGGAGGACGACTACCGAGCCCGGATACGTGGGCTGCCGGTGCGCACCGCGGTGGACGATCTACACGAAGTGCTCCGCGAAGTCGCCGCTACGCGCGGCCGCATGCATGCTGTGTGGACACTGCGTCAGAGGCTGCCCGTGCTCTCGCCTGCGGAGGCCATCGAGTGCGTGAGCACGTTGCTGCACGGTGACGCACCCTCCCGCCTGGTGGCCGCCGCCACCAGAGAACTCGTGGAGCCTCTCAACCAGGTACTTGCTGTGAAGACCGTTCTGAGTGGAGCGGTTATCCGAGCCGGTCAAAGACCCGACGGATGA
- a CDS encoding GNAT family N-acetyltransferase, producing the protein MNVLIRPARATEADVLTDLALRSKAHWGYDAEFLEACRDELTVAANDVARRRATVADRDGRILGFTTLEGEPPTGVLGMMFVEPQAIGQGIGRLLFESTIAAGRDLGFTQLTIDADPNAEPFYRAMGAVRIGSVPSGSIVGRVLPQMVVTIQR; encoded by the coding sequence ATGAACGTGCTGATCAGGCCTGCACGGGCAACGGAAGCCGACGTACTCACCGACTTGGCACTGCGGTCCAAGGCGCATTGGGGCTATGACGCCGAGTTCCTGGAAGCGTGTCGAGACGAGCTCACCGTCGCCGCGAACGATGTCGCACGCCGACGAGCCACGGTGGCTGACAGAGATGGCCGCATCCTGGGCTTCACGACTCTTGAGGGAGAGCCACCCACAGGCGTTCTGGGCATGATGTTCGTCGAGCCGCAGGCCATTGGCCAGGGTATCGGCCGCCTGCTGTTCGAAAGCACCATCGCTGCCGGACGAGACCTGGGGTTCACCCAGCTCACGATCGACGCAGACCCGAATGCCGAGCCGTTCTACCGCGCGATGGGCGCAGTCCGCATAGGAAGCGTCCCCTCGGGCTCCATCGTCGGCAGAGTGCTGCCGCAAATGGTGGTCACCATCCAGCGCTGA
- a CDS encoding IS110 family RNA-guided transposase — translation MSRIWAGIDCGKTHHHCVAMDADGKTLLSRRVANDEPELLQLIGDVLDTADGREVTWALDMAGGEPGLLIAVLINHMQELLYIPGRMVNRASDAYRGEGKTDARDARIIADQARMRRDLRPIRPGDEANIELGLLTSRRVDLVAERTRTINRLRSVLTSMFPALERAVELTNAGPLVLLTGYRTPAALRRIGISRLTTWLRNRKVRGAENLAKAAVEAAERQHTAVAGEKVIAQMVHTLAKEVMALNEKIAETEKLIEGRFREHELAEIVLSMPGMGPKLGAEFLVAVGGSLDSFPTADQLAAFGGVAPAPHDSGKTSGNLRRPQRYHRRLQHVFYTSALVSSWSDPNSKRFYNRKRGEGKSHIQAVLALARRRVNVLWALIRDRRCYQVEPPATAC, via the coding sequence ATGAGCCGGATATGGGCCGGGATCGACTGCGGCAAGACGCACCATCACTGCGTCGCCATGGACGCTGACGGCAAGACCCTGTTGTCGCGCCGCGTGGCCAACGACGAGCCAGAGCTTCTCCAGCTGATCGGCGACGTCCTCGACACCGCGGACGGCCGCGAGGTGACGTGGGCGTTGGACATGGCGGGCGGCGAACCCGGTCTGCTGATCGCGGTCCTGATCAACCACATGCAGGAGCTGCTGTACATCCCTGGCCGCATGGTGAACCGCGCCTCCGACGCCTACCGCGGCGAGGGCAAGACCGATGCTCGCGACGCCAGGATCATCGCTGACCAGGCACGCATGCGCCGGGACCTTCGGCCCATCCGCCCCGGCGACGAGGCCAACATCGAGTTGGGACTGCTGACCAGCCGCCGCGTCGACCTGGTCGCCGAGCGGACTCGTACCATCAACCGGCTCCGCTCGGTGCTGACCAGCATGTTCCCCGCTTTGGAGCGAGCTGTTGAACTCACCAACGCCGGACCGCTGGTCCTGCTCACCGGCTACCGGACTCCGGCCGCTCTGCGCCGGATCGGCATCAGCCGGCTGACGACCTGGCTGCGCAATCGCAAGGTCCGTGGAGCCGAGAACCTGGCCAAGGCAGCTGTGGAGGCCGCCGAGCGTCAGCACACAGCCGTCGCTGGCGAGAAGGTCATCGCCCAGATGGTCCACACCCTGGCAAAGGAGGTGATGGCCCTCAACGAGAAGATCGCTGAGACCGAAAAGCTCATCGAGGGCCGGTTTCGCGAACACGAGCTCGCCGAGATAGTGCTCAGCATGCCGGGCATGGGCCCGAAGCTCGGTGCCGAGTTCCTGGTCGCGGTCGGCGGCAGCCTGGACAGCTTCCCCACCGCCGACCAACTCGCGGCCTTCGGCGGTGTCGCTCCCGCCCCGCACGATTCCGGCAAGACCAGCGGAAATCTGCGCCGCCCACAGCGCTACCACCGGCGCCTGCAGCACGTCTTCTACACATCCGCGCTGGTCAGTTCCTGGAGCGATCCGAACTCCAAGCGGTTTTATAACCGCAAGAGAGGCGAAGGAAAGAGTCACATCCAGGCCGTCCTGGCGCTGGCCCGGCGACGCGTCAACGTCCTGTGGGCACTCATCCGCGACCGACGGTGCTACCAAGTCGAACCTCCAGCAACGGCCTGCTGA